A genomic stretch from Sphingomonas faeni includes:
- a CDS encoding dienelactone hydrolase family protein: MILHENETQDVTVPGSGPMRTHFFRPATEGRFPGIVLYSEIYQITAPIRRLAVMIAGNGYVVAVPEVYHEFEPAGTVLNYDPEGTDRGNALKFTKSVAAYDADARAALTALEEHPACNGMLGTFGVCLGGHLAYRAALDPRVAAAVCFYPTDIHSGTLGEGRSDDSLARMAELKADVMFVWGRQDPHVPYAGREVVRARLEAVGVSYEWHEMNAQHAFLRDEGPRYDPALFLQSMALTLGFYRGVFV; this comes from the coding sequence ATGATCTTGCATGAAAACGAGACGCAGGACGTCACCGTGCCCGGTAGCGGTCCGATGCGAACGCATTTCTTTCGGCCAGCGACCGAGGGACGCTTTCCGGGCATAGTTTTGTATTCCGAGATCTACCAGATCACGGCGCCGATACGCCGGCTCGCGGTGATGATCGCGGGGAACGGCTATGTGGTAGCCGTCCCGGAGGTTTATCACGAATTCGAGCCTGCAGGCACAGTCCTGAACTACGATCCCGAGGGCACGGACCGTGGCAACGCGCTCAAGTTCACCAAGTCCGTCGCCGCTTATGACGCCGATGCAAGGGCTGCTTTGACTGCGCTTGAAGAACATCCGGCATGTAATGGCATGCTGGGTACGTTCGGCGTCTGCCTTGGCGGTCATCTCGCCTACCGGGCGGCGCTCGATCCACGCGTTGCGGCGGCGGTCTGCTTCTACCCGACCGATATCCATTCGGGAACGCTGGGGGAGGGGCGGTCGGACGATAGCTTGGCGCGAATGGCGGAACTGAAGGCCGATGTCATGTTCGTCTGGGGGCGCCAGGATCCCCACGTCCCCTATGCCGGCCGCGAGGTAGTTCGCGCGCGGCTCGAAGCAGTCGGCGTGTCTTACGAGTGGCACGAGATGAACGCGCAGCATGCGTTTTTGAGGGACGAAGGCCCGCGTTACGATCCAGCACTGTTCCTGCAGTCGATGGCGCTGACGTTGGGTTTCTATCGCGGTGTGTTCGTATGA